The nucleotide sequence AACTGGGCAGTCAAGTTGCCCGTAGCTGCCGGAGGTATGAGTGCCCTGCTCGATCCGGAGCAGCTCTGGGTATTCACCAGCCGGGGGATTTTTGAAATTTCCAAGACAAATGGTGACATTCTTGGAATCTATCGAGGGCATGATCTGTCTTCGCTGGGAGGCTCGATCGATTTCAGACAGGGGCTGATAATGTGTGTTTCGAATCAGGCTGTCACTGCCTACCCGGTGACCATCCCTGGATCATCAGATCAGAAGTCAAAACCTTAACACGAATGAATCACTTTTAAACGACTGGATACGGAATTGAATATGAGTGGTCTGTCCCGATTGTTACAACGAGTTACTATGTTTTCACTGGCAGTCCTCTTTTGCTGGGGCATGATGACGCATTCGTCTGCTGCAGCCGAAAATCAGGGGATTACGGTGATGGGGCTGGGCAGCGTCGAAGCAAAGCCTTCCGTTGTTGAACTGACGGGAATTGTAATCGGCCAGGGACAACTGGCCGGCGATGCGGTTACCAAGTTTCATGGTAATCGTCGACGGGCGGAAACCGCTTTCAAAAATCTGAAGATCCCGGGGCTGGAAGTCGTGGAAGAAGGCCTGTCTCTTTACTCTTCTTTGAATGCGAGTCAGATGCAGGCCATGATGCGCGGCATGGCAGTGAATAATACGGATTCACAGGAATTGTCAGTGTCTGAAACACTCAAACTGCGCGTGACTGGAATCGATAAGTTGAGCTCCCAGGAACTGCTGGAAATGATTGTACGCATCGTCGATTCCGGTAAAGATGCCGGTGTGATTATCGGTAACGACACTTCTCCTAGTGTACCGGGTACTTACAATCCATCAAAAGCCCGCAACACAATGGCTACATTCAAAGTGACGGACGTGGAAAAACTGAAAGAAGCGGCTTACGAACAGGCCGTCAAAGATGCGCGGTCCCAGGCGGAGAAGCTGGCGAAGCTCACGGGCGTCAAACTGGGAAAAGTGATCTCCGTTGATGGCGTCGGTGACAGTCAGAAAAATACGGCAGCCATTTATAATCAGATCATTTCACAGTACATGTCAGCGACAAGAGTCAATCAGACTGAAGAACAGGCATCGACTTTATTGAAAGCCATCCCGATCGCGGTGGCAGTGCGTGTGACTTATTCCATTGAGTAACAGGCAGGAAATTCAAGGACGGGCGTCTTATGAAATTTAAAACACTGTTGACGGGCTGTACGCTGTGTCTGATGTTAATCGTCAGACCAGTTGAAATGCGTGGGGAAGAGATTCTCCCCAAACATATGACGCCTGCTGCTGTCAAATCAATTGAACGCGGGCTGGCATACCTGGCCAAACAGCAGACTCCTGGAGGCAGCTTTCAGACCACTCAGGATGGCAGTACGTACCCGGTTTCCATGACTTCGCTGGCTGGCATCGCCTTTCTGGCCAACGGGAATACCTCCAGTCGTGGTCCTTATGCTGACCAGGTTCGTAAAGCGACCGAATATGTTCTCAGCCAGGCACAGGGAAATGGGTTGATCGCTGCAGGCGCAGAAAATGGTCGTCCGATGTACGGCCATGGTTTCTCACTCCTGTTTCTGTCCAGCGTATACGGTATGGAGACAGACGCGAAAGTGCGCGACCGGATTGCCAAAGTCGTCAAAGACGGGATTCAGTTAACGGCTTCCGGTCAGAGTAATAGGGGAGGCTGGATCTATACGCCTGGAGGTGGCGATGAAGGGAGTGTGACCGTCACGCAAATGCAGGGACTGCGCGCGGCACACAATGCCGGCTTTACCGTGCCTAAAAGTACCATTCAAAATGCGGTCCGCTACCTGGAACTCTGCCAGACTCCCGAAGGAGGGATTCGTTACTCTTATAACTCAGGTAACGATACCCGACTGCCGATTTCCGCGGCTGCCATTACCTGCCTGTACTCCGCAGGAGAATACGAATCACCACTTGCGGAAGAATGTATGGAATATGTCTATGGCCAGTTCAAGAATCGGAAAAACGGATTTCAGTCGGGACATTATTTTTATTTGAACCTTTACGCCGCCCAGGCGTTTTATCAGGCAGGCGATGAGTACTGGGATGCCTATTATCCCGGTCAGCGGGACAGTCTGGTCAAATCACAGACATCCAACGGCAGCTGGAATGGAGATGGAGTGGGTCCCGTTTTCGGTACCAGTGTGGCGTTGATTGTCCTGCAGCTGCCTTACAAATACTTACCCATTTATCAACGATGAATTTCTAGAGCGTATCACATTTAACCAGAGCGTCGTTCAATCTAATCTACTCGTCTCAAATGGCCTTGGAGACGCTACAGTAAAACTGGACTCAGTCTAACGAATATAACCGGTCGTTTCAGACTGGTAGAACAGGGAGTGAATCTTGTCAGAGATTAAAACAGCACCAGACATGGTCGCACTGGAAAAACTGAAAGTGGCCCAGGAACGCATCCGAGAACAGATTCGTACCGTCGTGATCGGTCAGGACGATGTCGTAGAACAGTTGCTGGTCAGTATTCTGGCTGGCGGACATTGTATTCTGGAAGGTGTCCCGGGGCTGGCAAAGACGCTGCTGGTTTCGACACTCGCCAAAAGCCTGTCATTGGATTTCGGGCGGATTCAATTTACTCCCGACCTGATGCCCGCTGACATTACCGGAACCGACGTGATCTATGAAGACCGTCAAAGCGGGACCCGGGAATTCAAATTCATTGAAGGTCCCATCTTTACGAACCTGTTGCTGGCCGACGAAATTAACCGTACGCCTCCCAAAACGCAGGCCGCATTACTGCAGGGGATGCAGGAAAAGAACATCTCGGCGGGAACCAAACATTACCAGCTCCCCCGTCCTTTTTTTGTTCTGGCGACACAGAACCCGATTGAACAGGAGGGGACCTATCCCCTGCCCGAAGCACAGCTGGACCGTTTCCTGATGAAGATCATCGTCAAGTATCCGACGCGCGACGAAGAACGCCAGATTTATAAGGCGGTCACAGGCGATGATCAGGTGGAACCGGAATCAACGTTGACCGGGGAAGAAGTTCTGGAACTGCAACATCTGGTCCGCCGTGTGCCAATCAGTGATTTTCTGGTCGATTATACAATGGACCTGATCCGGGCCACCCGTCGGGACGGAGATGATGCTCCTGAATTCATCAATCGCTGGGTTCTGTGGGGCGCGGGGCCTCGTGGCGGGCAGTCGTTGATCCTCGCGGCGAAAGCTCGTGCCGCGCTTTATGGTCGCCCTGAAGTCACTGTGGAAGACCTGCAGGCTGTCGCGAAAGCAGTGTTAAGACATCGGATTGTATTGTCTTACAATGCCGAGTCCGAAGGACAGTCTCCCGATACCGTGATCGAAAAACTGATTGAAGAAACGCCGTTACAACAGAGTGCAGCCGGAAAGGATGGACAGTATGAAAGAATACTTAAATCCTGAAATCATCAGTCGGATTGCAGGGATTGGATTCAAAACAAAACAGCCTGTCGAAGGTTCGATTGCCGGCCTGCATCGCAGTCCTCTACATGGTCTGTCGCCTGAATTTGCAGACTACCGCAGTTATACACCCGGCGATGATCTGAAAAATCTGGACTGGAAAGCTTACGCACGCTCGGACCGTTTCTATATCAAACGATTCGAAGAAGAGTCAAACCTGCGCGCCGTGTTTATTATCGATTCTTCCTCTTCGATGGCATACGGAGGACCCCAGAATTCGAAATATGATTGCGCGGCCACGATTGCCGTCTCCCTGTCGGCAGTCTTACTGAAACAGCGCGATGCGGTGGGCCTGGCGATTCTGAATGACCACGTGCAGGAAGATCTGCGAACCGGGAGCACGCCCTCCCATCTTTCGAAGTTCATCGAGGTCCTCAAGCAGGTCGAACTGGAGGGAGAAACAGATATCGGCCCTGCGGTATCCCAGGTGGCAGACCAGATTCATCGACGCGGCGTGGTGGTCGTGCTGTCAGATCTGTTGACGCCTCTGGATCGGTTTTATGAATCGCTGGGGAAACTGCAGCACGCCGGGCATGAAGTGATCGTGGTACACATCCTGCATCGTGATGAAGTGGAGATGCCTTTTAAGGATTCTGTGATCTTTAAGGACATCGAAGGCGAAGAAGAGATCTTCGCCGAGCCCTGGGCGTTTCATAAAGCGTACCAGGCGGCCATGGAACAGTTCATTCAGGAAACCCGTCAGCGCTGTCAGTATTGTGGCATTGACTATCTGCAGGTGTTGACGGATGAAAACCTGGCAGTCGTTTTAAGCCGTTATTTACACAACCGACAGTTTGCGGGGGCAAAAACGCATCGTGGCAGGATGTCTGCACTGGCGGGCACTTCAAACCAGGAGACCCAGTCGGAAATCGTTTCGAACTCCCCTGCCCCCGATGTAGAACAACGTTCCTGACAGAAAGAGAAATTCGAAAGACACTATGCAGTTTCTGGCCCCTTTATTACTGACGGGAACGGTTCTGGCAACCGCCCCCATTATCATCCACCTGTTAAACCGGCGACGGTTTATCCGCGTGGACTGGGCGCCGATGGAATATCTCAAACTGACCCTCAAAACCAACAAGCGTCGCTTGAAACTGGAACAGTGGCTGCTGCTGGCGATTCGCACATTAGCAGTGCTGGCTTTGTTTCTGGCGGTCGCCCGTCCGATCAGTTCCGGGACCAATCTGGCGGGATTTCTATCTGTCGAAGGCCGGGCCAGTCGCGTGATTGTGATTGATGACTCGCTGAGTATGGCTTATCGGAAGACCGATCAGAGTGCCTTTGAACGGGCCCAGAATGCTACGCGACAGGTACTGAATCAGCTGGGGCCCCAGGATTCTGTCTCTGTCGTTCTGGCATCGAATCCGGCTGCGCCGCTGGTGCGGATGTCACATCTGGATGAGAGTGAACGAAAAAAACTGGTCAGCCGCGTGAATGAATTGTCGCATTCCCAGACAGGCAGTCATTGGATGTCGACACTGGAAGATATCGATCGCCAGCTTCAGGAAGCCACCTTCCCCGTCAAGGAAGTCATCATTATCACTGATCTCTGGCAGGCCGGCTGGACCGATGAGGTGCGTGATCTGTTTGATCGCTGGTCTCAGGAACAGGTGACGGTCCGCTTTATTGATATCGGTGATGAGCCGGCAGGCAATCGCGTATTACGCTCCCTGGAACTGGATAGTCGGATCGCACTGGTGGACCAGGAAGTGAAACTGACGGCGATTATCGAAAATGCCGGTGAAGAACCTTTGAAATCGGGACAGGCGTTATTAACCGTGGATGGCAATGTGACGCCGGTGACACTACCTGAAATTCCAGCTGAGAAAACGGTGAGTGTGCCAATCAGTGTACGATTTGACCAGGCGGGTCAGCATACGGTCACACTCAGCATTCCTGCTGACAAATTACTGGATGACAATGTGCAGCGCAAGATCATCAACGTACGCCAGATGGTAGATGTCGTACTTGTGGATGGAGAGCCGGGACTGAATCCGTTTGAAAGTGAAACCGATTTTCTGGCACTGGCACTCTCTGCGGGGAATTCCAACTGGCAGGTGACCCAGGCGGAGAGCTCGACCTGGAAAACACAACTTTTAACGGCTCCCGACCTGATTGTACTGGCCAACGTCGATCAATTGTCCAAAGAGCGAATCAAAGAACTCGAAGAGCTGGTCTCTCTGGGAACCGGACTGATGATCTTTGCCGGCGACCAGTGTGATCTGCAGCTCTATAACGAGGGTTTGTACAAAGGGGGAAATGGACTACTGCCGGCACGACTGCAGCAGGTACGGGATCTCTCTTCCCAGGGATTGGTGATTGAACCGATTGCAGATTCGCCGATTGAATTACTGAAAGGTTTGACGCCCGAACTGTTGAGCCGCATCCGACCGCGACGTTTCGTCGATGTGACCCTGGATGCCGGAGCCGATTCGTTACAGACACGCGTGCTGGCACGCTGGAATGATGCACAACAGTCGCCAGCGGTTCTGGAAAAACGGTTTGGCGAAGGACGCGTGCTGTTGTGGACCATTACCGCAGATAAGAAGTGGAGCGACTGGCCTGCCGAGGCGAGTTTTGTTCTGGCAATGCGTGTCGCGGCACAACAGATCGCCGCTGACATTCAACGGGGCGAGAATCTGACGGCAGGTGAGCCCATCCATTTTGAACTGGATACGGTTACGGCACCTCAGTCGGGCGAACTGATCTGGCTGGAGCAGGAACAGAACCCCCTGGAACTTGTCTTTGCCAGCAATGCCGAGGGCAAAACCACACTCAGTTCTCCCGCGGTTCGCTTTGCCGGTGTTGTGGAAGCCGAGTGGCAGGATGCGCAACTCGGAAAACAGACACAAAAATTTGCGATCAATGCCGATGTGAATGACTCGTTACAGAAGAAACTGGATGAACCGGCTTTACAGCAGTTTCTGGGAAAGATGCCTTTAAAGCTGATTCGGTACCAGGGGAAAGAAATGGACCTCACTACCGAAGGGACCGAGTTGTGGCGTTACCTGGCAGTGGTGTTACTGGGCTGTCTGATCTCAGAAAGTATGCTGGCGACTTTTATTGGCCGTCGGCGATAAACAGAAAGAAGTGACTTTGAACGGTTTTCTGGAATTCCTGTTTGGCATCAAAGCTTCGACCTGGACCGAAGGAGGCCATTGGTCTGCGCAGTGGGTCGGGCTGCCTGGAGGAGACTGGCGACTGTTGCTGATTCTGGGGGTTCTCGTTTTGATTGGTGGTGGCTGGTGGCTCTATCAACGTGACGCCCGGCAGGTCCCTTTCGTGCGTCGCTGTCTGCTGTATACGATTCGTATTTTTATTGTACTGCTGGTAATTGCCATGCTGCTGGAGCCGATTCTGGTGCTCAGCAAAGAGGAGAAAATCCCCTCGCATCTGCTGGTCCTTCTGGATAATTCCCTTTCGATGTCATTAAAAGACGCCTGGAAGGATGAGGACAAAGCCAACAAAGTCTCCCGAAATCTGGGCATGTCAGCAGATACGGCGGCATTGCGACAGATGAACCGGATGCAACTGGCTCAGAAACTGGTGAATGAACCGTTCCTGAAAAAACTGTCCGCGGACGGAGCACGCACCGTTCATCTCCACAGTTTCTCTGACAAATTTAATCCCGAGGCGCTGTCACTTAGTGAAGAATGGCAGCCAGGCGGGACGGGAACCGCGATTGCCAGTTCCCTGAGGCAGGCACTACTGTCGTATTCGGGAATGCCTTTATCGGGAGTGTTGATTGTCAGCGATGGTCAGTCGACGGCAGGAGAAGCGCCGGAAGAAGTTCTGCAGATGCTTTCAGATGAAGGTGTGCCTCTGGTGACAGTCGGCGTGGGAACCACCGACGGGCCACGGAATGTCGCGATCACTGAACTGGAAGCCAGCCCGGTGGTCTTTGTGCAGGATCCCAATCAGATCACCGTGCATATTGAATCGCGGGGGATGCAGGCGGAATCGGGCACTTTAGTGATCGAGCAGCGCAGGAACGGCGGCCCCTGGCAGGAATTTATCCGCGAAGAGATCGTGCTCAATCTGGACGGCGCCCTGCAGCCTAAAACATACGAATTCAGCGAAACCAAAACCGGGAAACTGGAGTTTCGGGCCAAAATCGTCGATGCAGGCCCGGAAATCTCGCAGGATGACAATCTGGCGTCCGCGGAAGTGCGGGTGATTCGTCAGCGTCTGAATGTGTTGTTCATCGCCGGTTCCACATTTCCCGAAGTGCAGTTCCTGCGGAATACGTTTCTGCGTGATCGACAGATTAAGCTCTCATCGTGGCTGATGGCCGCTGATAAAACTTACGAACATCCGGGAGACCTGCCGATCCGTCGGCTGCCTGTGACCCAGGAAGAGATGAATGATTATGACTGTGTGATCCTGTACGACCCCGATCCAACTCAGTGGCCGATCAACTTTCCGGAACTGCTGACAAGCTTCGTCACCAAGGCGGGAGGCGGACTCGTTTATATTGCCGGCGAAATGCAGACGGCACAGATGTTTGATCGCCAGTCTGATCCGTCGCTCAGCTGGCTGAATCTGCTGCCCGTCATCCGGGAACCGGGTCTGTTTCGATCGCAGGTGCAGATCCGCCTGAGTGCGCGTTCGCCCTGGAAGCTGGATGTGACGGATCCGGGATTTCAGGATCCGATCTTCACTTTTTCTACGGATCGCCAGGCCAATGAACAGATTCTGGATAATCTGCCCGGGATGTTCTGGCATTTCCCCGTTACCAAAGCCAAGCCGGGCGCAACCGTTCTGGCAGTGCACGCCGATCCCCGCATGCGTAATGAATATGGTCAGGAAGTTTTGATTGCTTCACAGCGAGTGGGACCCGGCTGGTCGATCTTTATCGGTTTTGACAGTACCTATCGCTGGCGTTACCTGGATGATCAGTTCTTTGATGGCTTCTGGGCACGCGTCGTGGATCGTGCGGGGCGCAGCAAACAGCTGGGGGGAAATTATCCGTTTCGACTGTCGACACCCCAGGCCACTTACCAACCGGGCGGTCAGGCAAAAATCATTGCCCGGTTTCTGGATGAATCGCAAATGGAACCGGGGTTGCAGCGCCTGTACGGTGATGTCGAACGCGGTGATGATCAGCCGATACCGTTGACACTCACTCCGGGAAACAAAGCGGGTGAGTTTTCTACCTCGTTTCCGGTCACGCAGCCGGGAACTTATTTCGTGCGAGTCTGGCTGGGGGACGAAGCGGCAGGCGCGACCGTCAAAGCAGCGACACTGCCGATTAAAGTCGAGTTTCCGAACAAGGAACTGGAAAACCCGACTCTGGACGAAGCATTCCTGCAGACGATGGCGGTTTCTACGGGAGGGCGTGTGTTTGATCTTTCGGAGTCAGACGGAATCGTGAATGCGTTCAAAATCAAACAGGTCTCCCGCCTGCTGGAAGAACGACAGGAGATCTGGGATGCGCCCCTGTTTTATATACTGATTTTCGGTCTGCTGGTCACAGAATGGATTTTGCGAAAATGGTGTCGACTGATTTAACAACTGGATTAACGATTCGAAGGAGTTTCTGATAGATGTCACCCACGCCACGATCTGATGAATTCGAGGCGCTGCAGCAGACGATTTCCGGGAAGCTGGAACGCGTCGGGGTCGCTTTACGCAGACATACTCTGCTGGAAGCGACGGTGCGGATTCTCGCGGCTCTGCTGGGACTGGCAAGTCTGTCTTTATTGTTTGACTGGTGGCTGGGGCTGAGCCTGGTAGCTCGTATGTTGTATCTACTGGTTTGCGTGGCGGTGATGGGTTATCTGATCTACCGGTATGTTTATCTGCCTTTGCGGGTTTCGTTGTCCCCCATTGAAATTGCGAATCTGATCGACCGTTCCCAAAAAGTGATTCCTCAACAGGCACTGGCGCCGCGTGTTGCCAGTGTGCTGCAGTTGCCTGGTCATCTGACACAGTCTGAACAGTCTCAGCCGATGATTGAACAGGCGGTACAGTCGAATTATCAGTCGCTCAGTCAGTATTCCTTTCAGGAAGTGATTGATTCCCGGCATACGCGAAATTGCCTGTTGATTTTGCTGGCGGTGATTCTGATTCCCGTGGGATTTGGAATCGCAGCGCCGGAAGCGGGCCGGTTATGGAGTCAGCGGTGGTTTGCAGGGTCGAACGCGCCCTGGCCGCGCAATACGCGTTTGACGGTCGTGGGGCTCAAGGATGGACAGTGGATCATTCCCCGCGGGGAGTCGGCAGCATTACAGGTGGTCGTCGAAGATCAGGAAGAACCGACGGAAAGTGTGTGGCTGTACCTGACAGGAGAAGAGGGAAACAGTGAAACGATAACAATGAACCGTTTTCAGGAGGGGGATTTTCGATACGAAGTGCCCCCGCTGCAACTGCCGGTTCAAGCTTATGCCTGGGGCGGAGATGGTGAATCGGAGCCTTTTGAGATTGTGCCCATTGATCGTCCCCGCATTACCGACTTGAAGCTGCAGGCGACGCATCCCCGGCTCTCAGAACCGTTTGTGTCACATTTCTCAGCCAGCGAGGGGAATGTGAGATTATTGCCGCAATCGGAGGTGCTGCTGGAATTGACGACAAATGTCAAAGTCCGGGAGATTGACGTTGATTCTGAGGACGTTTCGTTACAATGGAAGAGTACAGATGGTAAGCATTTTCAGGCAGCATGGACGCATGAGAAACCTGTCAACTTTCGGTTGACGTTACACTCGGCAGAGCATGAGATTCATTCGCATCCACGACCGGTTTCGATCGGTGTGCAGCCGGATCGTGGTCCTCGATTGAGTTTCCGGTATTCAGGAGTTCGACAGCGGATTACAGCAGACGCCACGATCCCCTTCTCGATCATCGCCCGCGACGACTTTGGTATCAGGTGGGTGGGCATGGATTCGAATCTGCCACTGGCTGAAACAGAAACGAAAAAGAGTCAGAATGTGACGGAAGCGGCTCTGGATCAGGTGTTTGGAAACCCGGAAGCAGAAAAGAAAAAACAGGCAGTTACCAAAAAAGATTATCCCGTCTACGGACCTGCGGATCCTGCGGTGGAGAATGTGATAGAAGACGAAAAACGTGTGTCGATCTCAGAATTGAAATTAAGTCCCGGTGCGGTAATCACGTTTCAAAGTCATGCGGAGGATAACTGTTATACCGGGGTGCAGCAGACGAGTTCCCGTCAACTGGTGTTTCGCGTTGTCAAACCGGAAGAACTGTTTCGGGAAATACTGTTAAGGCAACAGCAGTTGCGTTCGCGATTAAGGAAAGCCCGGGATCAGGCGGAACAATTGAGAGATCAACTGAAGCTGGCACAAAGTCTGGATCAGGCTGCCGACTGGATGCGACAGCATCAACTGGTCAGACGGGAAACAGGACAGGTCAGCCATGCGTTGAACGCTTCGGTTGAGGAAATGAAGCTGAACCAACTCGGAGGAGAAGAGACCTATCAGTTGATTTCACAGACAGTGCTCAAACCCCTGGAAGATCTGCATGATCGTGAGATGGAACTACAGCGACAGTCGCTGGAAACGTTACGCGGAGACTCCCCTGACCCGATGGAACAGATCCATACGCGTCAGGACGAGATTTTGAAATCCATGGATCAGATATTGAATAACATGGCACAGTGGGACAGTTTTATTGATGTGGTTAACCAGTTGAATGCCGTGATTAAACTGGAACAGCTGGTGAAAGAAAAAACAGAAGAACTGAAGAAAAAACAGGTCAATTCGATCTTCGATAATTGAAGTCAGAAACATATTTCAAGGCCCCCTGTTATGGAGGTGAGGGACATGCGGAGCAGAAAAAAAATAATGGCGTCGGGACTGGTGTTGATGTTCGTCATCTCCCAGATGATGGGCGCGGTATCTGCTGCTGACAAAGCAGCCGCTGATGACGGTAAAAAAATTGCGCCCCAAACGCAGATTCAGTTTGAGCAGGACAAAGCGAAAGCGCATATGCAGGAACTGGAAGAGCGGATGTTTCGGCTCTCCAAGCTGATTCGCGAATCGCAGCCGGACGATGCGGCGCGGTTGCTGCTGGGACTGCGAAAAGCCCGCGAACAGCTGATCCTGGATCGCATGGGTGAAGCTTCCAAAATGCTGGATGATCTCAAACTGGATAAAGCCAGCCAGGAACAGAAAGAGATCCTGGTTCTGCTGGAAGAACTCAAAAAACTGTTGCTGACCGCCGACATCGGGCTGGAACTGAAACTGGAGCAGTTGCGTAAGCTGATTGATTCGCGTGAGACGTTGAATAAATTACTGAAGAAGGAAGAGCTGCAACTCTCGAATACACTGGAGCAGCAGAAAAAAAGTGGCAATAAAAAAGATTTGAAAGCGCTGGAAACCAGCGAGCAGCGCAATCAGAAGTCCGCAGAAAATCTGGAACAGATGCTGCGTGAATACGGGCCGGCCTCGCAGAGTATCTGTAAGTCACTGTCAGGTGCAGGAAAATGTATGGGCGGCGCCTGCAAGAAGCTGGGAGCTTCTCAACCCAAGCCTGCGTCTGAAGAACAGAAAAAGGCGATTGAACAGTTGAGCTCGGCACAGCAGGATACGAAAAAGCTGGAAGACAAACTGCGGAAAGAAGTCGAATCACTGGTACGTCAGCGGGTGATGGATCAGCTGCAGGATATGATTGCGCAGCAGAAACAGATTCGCGAAGTCACAACCAAGCTGCAGGATCGTGTGGCCCAGAAACAGAAACAGGCTTTGGCGGCTGTACGCAGACTGGCGACTTCGGAGGAAAAAATTATCAGCCTCTGTAGTGAGTCAATCGAACTATGTGAACTGACGCAGTTCAGCCTGGTCCTGCCCGTGGCGTTGGGCGCTGTGCGGGAACAGATGGAACTGGTCGATGAAGGTCTGTTGCTGGCGCAAGCCGACAAAGCAATGATTGATGATCAGAAGCAGATTGAGACCGATCTGCAGGCATTGCTGGATGCGATGATTGATGCCTCCCGACCGTCCAATAAAAATGGAGGGGGCCAGTGTAAAGGCTGTAAAGGGAATCGCAACAAACTGCTGGCAGAAGTCAAAATGTTACGCTGGATGCAGCAGTCCGTTCATACGCGTACTGATCAGCTGGATCGACAGATTGAGAAGAAAAAAATCACGGAAGCGTCACGTCAGGAACGGATTGATCTGCTTTCGGTCCGTCAGAAAGAAATTGATTTAATCACCGGACGATTACACAGTATGACCTGTCCCCATTGTCTGGCAGGAGAATAATAATGAAACGTACCCAATCCCATCAAACCCACTTGAGATTCCTGTTCTCATTGACGATTTGTGCCCCGCTGTTTTATACAGGCGGTCTGCAGAGTGCATTCGCAGATGCGGTCGAAGCGGCAAAGCCTGGGGCAAAACAGGTTAAAGCACCGCTAATCATTCC is from Gimesia maris and encodes:
- a CDS encoding SIMPL domain-containing protein, whose product is MFSLAVLFCWGMMTHSSAAAENQGITVMGLGSVEAKPSVVELTGIVIGQGQLAGDAVTKFHGNRRRAETAFKNLKIPGLEVVEEGLSLYSSLNASQMQAMMRGMAVNNTDSQELSVSETLKLRVTGIDKLSSQELLEMIVRIVDSGKDAGVIIGNDTSPSVPGTYNPSKARNTMATFKVTDVEKLKEAAYEQAVKDARSQAEKLAKLTGVKLGKVISVDGVGDSQKNTAAIYNQIISQYMSATRVNQTEEQASTLLKAIPIAVAVRVTYSIE
- a CDS encoding prenyltransferase/squalene oxidase repeat-containing protein, which produces MKFKTLLTGCTLCLMLIVRPVEMRGEEILPKHMTPAAVKSIERGLAYLAKQQTPGGSFQTTQDGSTYPVSMTSLAGIAFLANGNTSSRGPYADQVRKATEYVLSQAQGNGLIAAGAENGRPMYGHGFSLLFLSSVYGMETDAKVRDRIAKVVKDGIQLTASGQSNRGGWIYTPGGGDEGSVTVTQMQGLRAAHNAGFTVPKSTIQNAVRYLELCQTPEGGIRYSYNSGNDTRLPISAAAITCLYSAGEYESPLAEECMEYVYGQFKNRKNGFQSGHYFYLNLYAAQAFYQAGDEYWDAYYPGQRDSLVKSQTSNGSWNGDGVGPVFGTSVALIVLQLPYKYLPIYQR
- a CDS encoding AAA family ATPase; its protein translation is MVALEKLKVAQERIREQIRTVVIGQDDVVEQLLVSILAGGHCILEGVPGLAKTLLVSTLAKSLSLDFGRIQFTPDLMPADITGTDVIYEDRQSGTREFKFIEGPIFTNLLLADEINRTPPKTQAALLQGMQEKNISAGTKHYQLPRPFFVLATQNPIEQEGTYPLPEAQLDRFLMKIIVKYPTRDEERQIYKAVTGDDQVEPESTLTGEEVLELQHLVRRVPISDFLVDYTMDLIRATRRDGDDAPEFINRWVLWGAGPRGGQSLILAAKARAALYGRPEVTVEDLQAVAKAVLRHRIVLSYNAESEGQSPDTVIEKLIEETPLQQSAAGKDGQYERILKS
- a CDS encoding DUF58 domain-containing protein, producing the protein MKEYLNPEIISRIAGIGFKTKQPVEGSIAGLHRSPLHGLSPEFADYRSYTPGDDLKNLDWKAYARSDRFYIKRFEEESNLRAVFIIDSSSSMAYGGPQNSKYDCAATIAVSLSAVLLKQRDAVGLAILNDHVQEDLRTGSTPSHLSKFIEVLKQVELEGETDIGPAVSQVADQIHRRGVVVVLSDLLTPLDRFYESLGKLQHAGHEVIVVHILHRDEVEMPFKDSVIFKDIEGEEEIFAEPWAFHKAYQAAMEQFIQETRQRCQYCGIDYLQVLTDENLAVVLSRYLHNRQFAGAKTHRGRMSALAGTSNQETQSEIVSNSPAPDVEQRS
- a CDS encoding BatA domain-containing protein, which produces MQFLAPLLLTGTVLATAPIIIHLLNRRRFIRVDWAPMEYLKLTLKTNKRRLKLEQWLLLAIRTLAVLALFLAVARPISSGTNLAGFLSVEGRASRVIVIDDSLSMAYRKTDQSAFERAQNATRQVLNQLGPQDSVSVVLASNPAAPLVRMSHLDESERKKLVSRVNELSHSQTGSHWMSTLEDIDRQLQEATFPVKEVIIITDLWQAGWTDEVRDLFDRWSQEQVTVRFIDIGDEPAGNRVLRSLELDSRIALVDQEVKLTAIIENAGEEPLKSGQALLTVDGNVTPVTLPEIPAEKTVSVPISVRFDQAGQHTVTLSIPADKLLDDNVQRKIINVRQMVDVVLVDGEPGLNPFESETDFLALALSAGNSNWQVTQAESSTWKTQLLTAPDLIVLANVDQLSKERIKELEELVSLGTGLMIFAGDQCDLQLYNEGLYKGGNGLLPARLQQVRDLSSQGLVIEPIADSPIELLKGLTPELLSRIRPRRFVDVTLDAGADSLQTRVLARWNDAQQSPAVLEKRFGEGRVLLWTITADKKWSDWPAEASFVLAMRVAAQQIAADIQRGENLTAGEPIHFELDTVTAPQSGELIWLEQEQNPLELVFASNAEGKTTLSSPAVRFAGVVEAEWQDAQLGKQTQKFAINADVNDSLQKKLDEPALQQFLGKMPLKLIRYQGKEMDLTTEGTELWRYLAVVLLGCLISESMLATFIGRRR